The Winogradskyella schleiferi genome has a window encoding:
- a CDS encoding alpha-ketoglutarate-dependent dioxygenase AlkB family protein has product MDLFNSEIGSNLLPFDGEVNYYGPIMSIERAQDYYEKLLQDINWENDKAIIFGKLIITKRKVAWYGDQPFDYTYSKTTKSALPWNKELLELKELVEQKSDETFNSCLLNLYNSGEEGMSWHSDGEKDLKKNGAIASLSFGAERKFSFKHRDTKQNVSVLLERGSLLVMKAETQAHWLHRLPPTKKVNTPRINLTFRTIAS; this is encoded by the coding sequence ATGGACTTATTTAATTCAGAAATAGGATCTAACCTTTTACCGTTTGATGGCGAAGTAAACTATTATGGTCCGATAATGTCTATTGAAAGAGCACAAGATTATTACGAGAAATTACTGCAAGACATCAATTGGGAAAACGATAAAGCCATCATTTTCGGGAAACTGATCATCACAAAACGAAAAGTAGCTTGGTATGGTGATCAGCCATTTGATTACACGTATTCGAAAACTACAAAATCTGCTTTACCCTGGAATAAGGAGCTTCTGGAACTCAAAGAACTGGTAGAACAAAAATCAGATGAAACATTTAATTCATGTTTACTCAATTTATACAATAGTGGAGAAGAAGGTATGTCTTGGCATAGTGATGGCGAAAAGGATTTGAAAAAAAATGGAGCCATTGCTTCCTTGAGTTTTGGAGCCGAACGAAAATTTTCCTTTAAACATAGAGATACCAAGCAAAATGTTTCTGTTTTACTAGAAAGAGGAAGTTTATTGGTTATGAAAGCAGAAACACAAGCTCATTGGCTACATCGTTTGCCACCCACCAAAAAAGTGAACACACCTAGAATAAATTTAACGTTTCGAACAATAGCATCTTAA
- the lspA gene encoding signal peptidase II, which translates to MNRNLFITLLIIFNIAIDQISKVIVRSTMVKGGKGQINVIKDYFQLIWVENKGAFLGMGSDMNPTLRLIFLLILPTIVLGYVIYYIIKNKELDRLSLVAFCCIVGGGIANVFDRIVFGQVTDFFFIDLGGVFRTGIFNVADLSVTTGMVMLLFSGLFNNKKSKEVVQES; encoded by the coding sequence TTGAATAGAAATCTATTTATCACGCTACTTATCATATTTAACATTGCTATTGATCAAATTTCTAAAGTAATCGTTAGATCTACTATGGTTAAAGGCGGAAAAGGACAAATTAATGTTATAAAAGACTATTTCCAATTAATATGGGTGGAGAATAAAGGTGCATTCTTAGGTATGGGAAGTGATATGAATCCGACCTTGAGATTAATATTTTTGTTAATATTACCGACCATTGTTTTAGGCTATGTGATTTACTACATCATAAAAAACAAAGAATTAGATCGTTTAAGCCTTGTTGCATTTTGCTGCATCGTAGGAGGAGGTATAGCCAATGTATTTGACCGTATTGTTTTTGGACAAGTTACCGATTTCTTTTTTATAGACTTAGGAGGCGTATTTAGAACAGGTATCTTTAATGTTGCTGACCTTTCAGTAACCACAGGAATGGTAATGTTATTATTCAGTGGACTATTTAACAACAAGAAATCTAAAGAAGTAGTACAGGAATCTTAA
- the fabD gene encoding ACP S-malonyltransferase, which produces MNAYIFPGQGAQFSGMGLDLYENSPLAQELFEKANDILGFPITDIMFEGSAEDLKETKVTQPAIFLHSVILAKTLGESFKPDMVAGHSLGEFSALVAAGALTFEDGLKLVSQRAQAMQKACELQPSTMAAVLGLADDIVEKVCSTTEGVVVAANYNCPGQLVISGEVEAINKACESLKDAGARRALVLPVGGAFHSPLMEPAREELAAAIENTTFSKPNCPIYQNVTASAITDENEIKANLISQLTAPVRWTQSVQQMVADGASHFTEVGPGNVLQGLVKKIHRDAETASATFETNA; this is translated from the coding sequence ATGAACGCATATATATTTCCAGGTCAAGGTGCTCAATTCTCAGGAATGGGATTAGACCTTTACGAAAATTCGCCTTTAGCACAAGAGCTATTTGAAAAAGCCAACGACATTTTAGGCTTTCCTATTACTGACATTATGTTTGAAGGTTCTGCTGAAGATTTAAAAGAAACGAAGGTGACGCAACCTGCTATCTTTTTACATTCGGTAATTTTAGCAAAAACACTTGGAGAAAGTTTTAAACCCGATATGGTTGCAGGACATTCCCTTGGAGAATTCTCTGCATTAGTAGCTGCTGGTGCCTTAACTTTTGAAGATGGTCTTAAACTAGTATCACAACGCGCACAAGCCATGCAAAAAGCTTGTGAACTGCAACCGAGTACTATGGCTGCGGTTTTAGGCTTAGCTGATGATATTGTCGAGAAAGTATGCAGTACAACTGAAGGTGTTGTGGTTGCAGCCAATTATAACTGTCCTGGTCAATTAGTAATTTCAGGAGAAGTTGAGGCTATCAATAAAGCCTGTGAATCTTTAAAAGATGCTGGTGCCAGACGCGCTTTGGTATTGCCTGTTGGAGGCGCATTTCACTCACCATTAATGGAACCTGCGCGCGAGGAATTAGCTGCTGCTATTGAAAATACAACATTTAGTAAACCAAATTGTCCGATATACCAGAACGTTACAGCTTCTGCAATTACAGATGAAAATGAAATTAAAGCCAATTTAATTTCACAACTAACTGCTCCTGTACGCTGGACACAATCCGTGCAACAAATGGTTGCTGACGGTGCATCTCATTTTACCGAAGTTGGACCTGGAAATGTTTTACAAGGTTTAGTTAAGAAAATACATAGAGACGCAGAAACAGCTTCAGCCACTTTTGAAACTAACGCCTAA
- the galE gene encoding UDP-glucose 4-epimerase GalE produces MKILVTGGLGFIGSHTVVELQNEGFEVVIIDNLSNSSIEVLDGITAITNKKPHFEKLDLRVKQDVQDFFKRHNDIVGVIHFAASKAVGESVAEPLMYYENNITTLVYLLQELRGLNKKNFIFSSSCTVYGQADELPITENAPVKPAESPYGNTKQIGEEIIRDTCRVNGDVRAIALRYFNPIGAHPSTEIGELPIGVPQNLVPFITQTGIGMREQLSVFGGDYPTSDGTCVRDYIHVVDLAKAHVVALQRLVSGKNDSNFEFFNLGTGTGSTVLEAIQSFERVSGKALNYKIVDRREGDITAAYAETSKANNVLGWKTELTLDDAMDSAWKWEQKIRTK; encoded by the coding sequence ATGAAAATATTGGTTACGGGAGGTTTAGGCTTTATTGGGTCGCATACCGTTGTAGAATTACAAAACGAAGGCTTTGAAGTCGTAATTATAGATAATCTGTCTAATTCTTCAATAGAGGTTTTAGACGGTATCACCGCCATCACAAATAAAAAGCCTCATTTTGAAAAGTTGGATTTAAGGGTGAAACAGGACGTTCAAGATTTTTTTAAGCGCCATAATGATATTGTGGGAGTCATCCATTTTGCAGCGAGTAAAGCCGTTGGTGAAAGCGTTGCAGAACCATTGATGTATTATGAAAACAACATCACAACATTGGTGTATTTGCTGCAGGAATTAAGGGGTTTGAACAAAAAGAATTTTATTTTCAGTTCCTCTTGTACCGTTTATGGACAAGCCGATGAGTTACCAATAACCGAAAATGCGCCTGTAAAACCTGCAGAATCACCTTATGGAAATACCAAGCAGATTGGTGAAGAAATCATTAGGGATACCTGTAGGGTTAATGGCGATGTTAGAGCTATTGCCCTACGATATTTTAATCCAATCGGAGCTCATCCTTCAACAGAAATAGGAGAGTTGCCCATTGGAGTGCCTCAAAATTTAGTGCCTTTCATTACACAAACTGGAATTGGTATGCGAGAGCAACTGTCTGTTTTTGGCGGAGATTATCCAACATCAGATGGAACATGTGTTAGAGATTATATTCACGTGGTGGATTTAGCAAAAGCGCATGTTGTCGCTTTACAGCGTTTGGTATCAGGCAAAAATGATTCTAATTTTGAATTTTTTAATCTCGGAACAGGGACAGGAAGTACGGTCTTGGAAGCCATTCAATCCTTTGAACGCGTTTCGGGAAAAGCTTTGAATTACAAAATTGTGGATAGAAGAGAAGGCGATATCACTGCAGCTTATGCGGAAACTTCAAAAGCGAATAATGTGTTAGGCTGGAAAACGGAATTGACCTTAGATGATGCCATGGATTCTGCTTGGAAATGGGAGCAGAAAATTAGAACTAAATAA
- a CDS encoding metal-dependent hydrolase family protein, translating into MKTLLRILVMLCAITLTAQNTYLHCGKLIDTKSGKVLKEKTIVVSGNRIISLDNGYINPTNTEDITVDLKSKTVMPGLIDMHVHIEGETSPKSYLNKYTLNDADVAFNSVKYAKITLMSGFTTVRDLGGSGVNVALRNAINAGTIEGPRIFTAEKALATTGGHADPTNGSKRSIMGNPGPKEGVVNGVEDAKKAVRQRYKNGADLIKITATGGVLSVAKSGQNPQFTVEEIKAICETAKDYDFHVAAHAHGDEGMQRAILGGVKTIEHGTLMSAETMELMKKHDVYLVPTITAGKFVSDKAKVSGYYPEIIVPKALDIGPKIQGMFGRAYKAGVGIAFGTDAAVFYHGDNGKEFGYMVEAGMPEMEAIQSATITNAMLLKMEDKIGQIKPEFIADIIAVKDDPTASISTMENVTFVMKDGVIYKK; encoded by the coding sequence GTGAAAACTTTACTCAGAATTTTAGTAATGCTATGTGCCATAACACTAACAGCACAAAATACGTATCTACATTGCGGAAAATTAATTGACACCAAATCGGGCAAAGTTTTAAAAGAGAAAACCATCGTGGTCTCTGGCAATAGAATTATTTCGCTTGACAACGGTTATATCAACCCAACCAATACGGAAGACATTACTGTTGATCTAAAGTCTAAAACCGTAATGCCAGGTTTAATAGATATGCATGTACATATTGAAGGCGAAACCAGTCCGAAATCTTATCTCAATAAATACACACTAAACGATGCTGATGTTGCCTTTAATTCGGTAAAATATGCCAAAATCACTTTAATGAGTGGCTTTACAACCGTTAGGGATTTGGGAGGTTCTGGAGTTAATGTGGCTTTGAGAAATGCTATTAATGCTGGCACAATTGAAGGTCCAAGAATATTTACTGCTGAAAAAGCACTAGCAACAACAGGAGGACACGCAGACCCAACCAATGGGTCTAAAAGAAGTATTATGGGGAATCCTGGTCCAAAGGAAGGTGTGGTCAATGGCGTAGAGGATGCGAAAAAAGCAGTAAGACAACGCTATAAAAATGGAGCAGATTTAATTAAAATCACTGCAACAGGAGGTGTTTTGAGTGTCGCAAAAAGTGGACAAAACCCGCAATTTACAGTCGAAGAAATAAAAGCTATTTGCGAAACAGCAAAAGATTACGATTTTCATGTCGCTGCCCATGCCCATGGTGATGAAGGAATGCAACGTGCTATTTTAGGAGGCGTAAAAACTATTGAGCATGGTACTTTAATGAGTGCCGAAACCATGGAGTTAATGAAAAAACACGATGTCTATTTAGTGCCAACTATAACCGCTGGAAAGTTTGTTTCCGACAAAGCAAAGGTTTCAGGTTATTATCCGGAAATCATAGTACCTAAAGCGTTGGATATTGGTCCTAAAATTCAAGGAATGTTTGGCAGAGCTTATAAAGCAGGTGTTGGAATTGCCTTTGGAACTGATGCTGCGGTTTTCTATCATGGCGACAATGGAAAGGAATTTGGTTACATGGTTGAAGCTGGGATGCCCGAAATGGAAGCTATTCAAAGTGCAACTATTACCAATGCTATGCTATTGAAAATGGAAGACAAAATTGGGCAAATTAAACCTGAGTTTATTGCTGATATTATAGCCGTAAAGGACGACCCAACGGCTTCAATTTCTACCATGGAAAATGTCACTTTTGTAATGAAAGATGGTGTTATCTATAAAAAATAA
- a CDS encoding sugar O-acetyltransferase, producing the protein MTEKEKMIAGELYLASDPQLLKERQEAQLLFQKFNSLSELDKGERHKLINNLIGKLGEGSIIEPLFFCDYGYNIIVGKNCYINYGCCILDDTLVSIGDNCMFGPNVQIYTATHPLEYKARNSGKEFSKPISIGNNVWVGGNATLCPGVSLGNNVVVGAGAVVTKDFPDDVLIAGNLAKIIKTINN; encoded by the coding sequence ATGACCGAAAAAGAAAAAATGATTGCTGGCGAGTTATATTTAGCTTCAGATCCGCAATTATTAAAAGAGCGACAAGAAGCGCAACTTTTATTTCAGAAGTTTAATTCATTATCTGAATTAGATAAAGGTGAACGCCATAAATTAATAAATAATCTCATTGGTAAACTTGGAGAGGGTTCTATAATTGAACCTCTTTTTTTCTGCGATTATGGTTATAATATCATCGTCGGTAAAAATTGTTATATCAATTACGGTTGTTGCATTTTAGACGACACATTGGTATCTATTGGCGACAATTGTATGTTTGGGCCCAATGTTCAAATTTATACGGCCACACACCCTTTAGAATATAAAGCAAGGAATAGCGGAAAGGAGTTTTCAAAACCTATTTCAATTGGAAATAACGTTTGGGTTGGAGGCAATGCAACGCTATGTCCTGGCGTATCACTAGGCAACAATGTCGTGGTTGGTGCTGGAGCAGTGGTTACAAAAGACTTTCCTGATGATGTTTTAATCGCTGGAAATCTTGCGAAAATCATCAAAACGATAAATAATTAA
- a CDS encoding 3-deoxy-D-manno-octulosonic acid transferase, which translates to MKGLYSIGIYIASFVIKIVALFNSKLKQGVVGRKNTFSKLENTINPNDKTFWFHCASLGEYEQGLPVFEALKIKHPEHKVVLSFFSPSGYEVRKNAKIADVVVYLPLDTSSNAKQFLDLVNPDYILFVKYEIWPNFLHEIKKRDLKAILISAVFRKDQAFFNWYGSYAKSALFGFNHIFTQDDNSKNLLESVNYNSVSVSGDTRFDRVSNQLKIDNSVSFIEKFKDQKLCVVFGSTWPEDDKLYLDFINTNSNPDVKFVIAPHNIKSNYVTSLKSQLNEKTICYSELTRNENLSTYKVFILDTIGYLSKVYSYADIAYVGGAAGSTGLHNILEPAVFGVPILIGKNYGKFPEAKSLIELGGVTSLASSSAVNSTLQAFIKDEVLRKQQGEVTKSFIESNTGAVLKILDYIKV; encoded by the coding sequence TTGAAAGGACTCTATTCCATAGGAATTTACATCGCCAGTTTTGTTATAAAAATTGTGGCTTTATTCAATTCTAAATTGAAGCAAGGCGTCGTAGGCAGAAAAAACACTTTTTCAAAACTTGAAAATACCATTAATCCAAATGATAAAACCTTTTGGTTCCATTGCGCGTCTTTGGGCGAATATGAGCAAGGCTTACCTGTTTTTGAAGCCTTAAAAATTAAGCATCCTGAACATAAAGTGGTGCTTTCCTTTTTTTCACCTTCTGGTTATGAGGTTCGGAAAAACGCGAAAATCGCCGATGTTGTAGTTTACCTTCCTTTGGATACATCATCAAATGCCAAACAGTTTCTAGATCTTGTGAATCCAGATTATATTCTGTTTGTGAAATATGAAATTTGGCCAAATTTTTTACATGAAATAAAAAAACGTGATTTAAAAGCGATTTTGATTTCGGCCGTTTTTAGAAAAGACCAAGCTTTTTTTAATTGGTATGGAAGCTATGCAAAGTCGGCTTTGTTTGGCTTCAATCATATTTTTACACAAGATGACAACTCTAAAAATTTACTTGAAAGCGTCAATTACAATTCGGTTTCCGTTTCGGGTGACACACGATTTGATCGGGTTTCAAATCAATTAAAAATTGATAATTCTGTCTCTTTTATTGAAAAATTTAAAGACCAAAAGTTATGTGTGGTCTTCGGAAGCACTTGGCCAGAGGATGATAAATTATATCTTGATTTTATTAATACCAATTCAAATCCTGATGTAAAATTTGTGATTGCACCACACAACATAAAATCGAATTATGTGACTTCGCTTAAATCGCAATTGAACGAAAAAACTATTTGTTATTCGGAATTAACTAGAAATGAAAACTTATCAACTTATAAGGTGTTTATCTTGGACACCATTGGTTATTTAAGTAAAGTTTATAGTTATGCTGATATTGCTTATGTTGGTGGCGCAGCTGGTTCAACTGGATTGCATAATATATTAGAACCTGCCGTTTTTGGTGTTCCGATTTTGATTGGAAAAAACTATGGAAAATTTCCTGAAGCTAAGTCGCTTATTGAATTAGGTGGCGTTACTAGTTTGGCGAGTTCATCAGCTGTTAATTCAACTTTACAGGCATTTATTAAAGACGAAGTTTTAAGAAAACAACAAGGCGAGGTAACTAAATCATTTATTGAATCCAATACAGGAGCCGTTCTTAAGATTTTGGATTATATAAAAGTATAG
- a CDS encoding NAD(P)/FAD-dependent oxidoreductase yields the protein MIKSFQIRINLQQERQTDGLLKKAAHDLGVKTSEISGIKVLRKSIDARKQTIMFNYKVEVYINEPIPETSEYHFDYKDVSNGKPIHIIGFGPAGMYAALRCIELGFKPIVLERGKNVKDRRRDLKAINQDHIVNEDSNYCFGEGGAGTYSDGKLYTRSLKRGDVRRIFENLVFHGATDQILVDAHPHIGTNKLPKVVQNIRETILKYGGEVHFETRVTDFTIKNNKIVAIQLQDENELDVEKVILATGHSARDVFYLLNDKKIKLEAKSFAMGVRVEHPQDIIDGIQYHCEGEPRDELLPAASYSLVEQINNRGVYSFCMCPGGFIVPAATANGEVVVNGMSPSKRNNKFANSGIVTEINAEKDLYKYEHFGALKALEYQKDLERLAFTSGGRRQSAPAQRLTDFVEGKLSSSLNDTSYQPGLKSAPLHSLLPKIIGAPLRKGFKAFGEKMKGYYTEEANIIGVESRTSSPVNIPRTETLEHPEITNLFPCGEGGGYAGGIVSAAMDGERCAEAACS from the coding sequence ATGATAAAAAGCTTTCAGATACGGATCAATCTTCAGCAAGAAAGACAAACAGATGGTTTGTTAAAAAAAGCGGCTCATGATTTGGGCGTAAAAACGTCTGAAATTTCTGGAATAAAAGTTTTAAGGAAATCAATTGATGCACGTAAGCAAACTATAATGTTTAATTACAAAGTTGAAGTTTATATCAATGAACCCATACCTGAAACTTCAGAATATCATTTTGATTATAAAGATGTGTCAAACGGTAAGCCGATTCATATCATAGGATTTGGGCCTGCTGGTATGTATGCCGCTTTACGTTGTATTGAATTGGGTTTTAAACCGATTGTTCTAGAACGCGGTAAAAATGTAAAAGACCGACGACGAGATTTAAAAGCGATCAATCAAGACCATATTGTTAACGAAGATTCCAACTATTGTTTTGGCGAAGGAGGTGCTGGAACGTATTCTGATGGTAAGCTTTACACCCGAAGTTTAAAACGAGGTGATGTTAGACGGATTTTTGAGAATTTGGTTTTCCACGGCGCCACAGACCAGATTTTAGTCGATGCGCATCCACATATTGGCACTAATAAATTACCAAAAGTCGTTCAGAATATTAGGGAAACCATTTTGAAATATGGTGGTGAAGTTCATTTTGAAACTCGTGTTACAGATTTTACTATTAAGAATAATAAAATTGTTGCCATTCAGCTTCAAGATGAAAATGAACTCGATGTTGAAAAAGTAATTTTGGCCACAGGGCATTCCGCAAGAGATGTATTCTATTTATTGAATGATAAAAAGATTAAGCTCGAAGCCAAGTCTTTTGCGATGGGAGTTCGAGTAGAACATCCTCAAGACATAATCGATGGGATTCAATACCATTGTGAGGGTGAGCCACGAGATGAATTATTACCAGCAGCATCCTATAGTTTAGTTGAGCAAATCAATAACAGAGGAGTGTATTCCTTTTGTATGTGTCCTGGCGGGTTTATAGTGCCTGCGGCAACCGCAAATGGAGAAGTGGTTGTAAATGGCATGTCGCCATCCAAACGAAATAATAAATTCGCTAATTCTGGAATTGTTACTGAAATCAATGCCGAAAAAGATTTATATAAATATGAACATTTTGGTGCCTTAAAAGCTTTAGAATATCAAAAAGACTTAGAACGCTTAGCTTTTACTTCTGGAGGAAGGCGTCAATCTGCACCAGCACAACGTTTGACGGATTTTGTTGAAGGTAAATTGTCCTCAAGTTTAAATGACACGTCATATCAACCCGGTTTAAAATCGGCTCCGTTACATTCCTTATTACCTAAAATAATTGGAGCACCGCTAAGAAAAGGGTTTAAGGCTTTTGGCGAAAAAATGAAAGGGTATTACACCGAGGAAGCTAATATCATAGGTGTAGAATCTCGAACATCTTCGCCTGTAAATATTCCGAGAACAGAAACTTTAGAGCATCCTGAAATCACTAACTTATTTCCTTGTGGTGAAGGCGGTGGCTATGCTGGTGGCATTGTTTCTGCGGCTATGGATGGAGAGCGTTGTGCTGAGGCGGCTTGTTCTTAG
- a CDS encoding T9SS type A sorting domain-containing protein, with amino-acid sequence MKRITLLGLLSLQICFAQNYTEYQTGSTTDISTDHQQGVCLMGGATEQHDAMIWFLNKASGGDVVVLRTSGSDGYNDYFYTDLGVTVNSVTTFVIHNSAGANDPYVLEKVANAEAIWFAGGDQYDYVSYFKDIAMEDALNNYVNSKQGVIGGTSAGLAILGGSYFTAQNGTVTNAQALNDPYHSRMTLGYNDFLSIPYLNNVITDSHYDDPDRRARHSVMLARIATDNTTRSFGIACNEYTAVCVEPDGKAYVYGEYPAYDEFAYFLQANCASDFQPETCVSGSPLTWDRNGEAIKVYKVPGTESGVNYFDLSDWETGSGGDWRDWSIDNGVFTSVESINPECSSLTVTENSLSKIRFFPNPFVESIQIESEVAFNSVHLMDVLGNSISVKLQSDNTINMSSLSTGVYFLRLKSDMMIQVFSLVKK; translated from the coding sequence ATGAAAAGAATTACCTTATTAGGCTTACTGAGTTTGCAAATCTGTTTTGCTCAAAACTATACAGAATATCAAACGGGAAGCACAACAGATATTTCAACTGACCACCAGCAAGGTGTTTGTTTAATGGGTGGAGCTACAGAACAGCATGATGCCATGATTTGGTTTTTAAATAAAGCCAGTGGAGGTGATGTCGTTGTTCTTAGAACATCAGGAAGCGATGGTTATAACGATTATTTCTATACGGATTTGGGCGTAACGGTCAATTCGGTAACCACTTTTGTGATTCATAATTCTGCTGGAGCTAATGATCCTTATGTTCTTGAGAAAGTGGCCAATGCGGAAGCGATATGGTTTGCAGGCGGCGATCAGTACGACTATGTCAGTTATTTTAAGGATATTGCCATGGAAGATGCCCTTAACAATTATGTGAATTCTAAACAAGGCGTTATTGGAGGAACTAGCGCAGGATTAGCAATTTTAGGCGGTTCTTATTTTACAGCACAAAATGGAACCGTAACAAATGCACAGGCTTTAAACGACCCTTATCATTCAAGAATGACGCTTGGTTATAATGATTTTTTGAGTATTCCCTATTTGAATAATGTCATCACGGATTCACATTACGATGATCCAGATAGAAGAGCAAGACATAGCGTTATGTTAGCCAGAATAGCAACAGATAATACAACACGTTCGTTCGGAATTGCTTGCAATGAATACACAGCAGTTTGCGTTGAGCCAGATGGAAAAGCCTATGTTTATGGTGAATATCCAGCATATGATGAGTTTGCGTATTTCTTACAAGCCAATTGTGCCTCAGATTTTCAACCAGAAACTTGTGTTTCAGGTTCGCCCTTAACTTGGGATAGAAATGGAGAAGCTATCAAAGTTTACAAAGTTCCAGGAACAGAAAGTGGCGTTAATTATTTCGATTTGTCCGATTGGGAAACAGGCAGTGGTGGTGATTGGAGAGATTGGTCTATTGATAACGGTGTTTTTACTTCAGTTGAAAGTATAAACCCTGAATGTTCATCATTAACTGTTACGGAGAATAGCTTATCGAAAATTCGTTTTTTTCCAAATCCATTTGTTGAAAGCATTCAGATTGAATCTGAAGTAGCGTTTAATTCTGTTCATCTCATGGATGTTTTAGGAAATTCAATTTCTGTGAAATTACAATCGGATAATACAATCAATATGTCTTCATTGAGTACTGGAGTCTATTTTTTACGTTTGAAAAGTGATATGATGATTCAGGTTTTTAGCCTAGTTAAGAAATAG
- a CDS encoding DegT/DnrJ/EryC1/StrS family aminotransferase — MKKIQMVDLQSQYAKIKDVVDPSIAEVMENAAFINGPKVHQFQKNLEDYLGVRNVIPCANGTDALQIAMMGLDLKPGDEVITADFTFAATVEVIALLQLTPVLVDVDPVTFNIDVEAIKKALTPKTKAIVPVHLFGLPAEMDEIMALAKAHDLFVIEDNAQAIGANYTHKDGSKTKAGVIGHVASTSFFPSKNLGCYGDGGAIFTNDDDLAHKIRGIVNHGMYERYHHDVVGVNSRLDSIQAAVLDAKLPHLDQYNAARRHTARKYNEAFKNHPNITIPSGRDVCQGICDTCDCHVFHQYTLNLKDVDRDALVSHLQEKNVPCGVYYPIPLHRQKAYSDDRYNEADFTVTNELVNSVISLPMHTELDDEQIDFITSTVLNFINSNK, encoded by the coding sequence ATGAAAAAAATTCAAATGGTTGACCTACAGAGTCAATACGCAAAAATAAAAGATGTTGTAGATCCTTCAATTGCAGAAGTGATGGAAAATGCAGCATTTATTAATGGACCTAAAGTGCATCAATTTCAAAAAAATCTTGAAGATTATTTAGGGGTTAGAAATGTAATTCCATGTGCCAATGGAACAGATGCTTTGCAAATCGCTATGATGGGTTTAGACTTAAAACCTGGAGATGAAGTCATTACGGCAGATTTTACATTTGCGGCCACTGTTGAGGTCATAGCTTTGCTGCAATTAACGCCTGTTTTAGTAGATGTCGATCCTGTAACCTTCAACATCGATGTTGAGGCCATAAAAAAAGCGCTTACGCCTAAAACTAAAGCGATAGTACCCGTTCATTTATTTGGTTTACCGGCAGAAATGGACGAGATTATGGCATTGGCAAAAGCGCACGATTTGTTTGTTATTGAAGATAATGCGCAAGCTATTGGAGCCAATTATACACATAAAGACGGCAGTAAAACTAAAGCAGGCGTCATAGGTCATGTCGCTTCGACTTCTTTTTTTCCGTCTAAAAACTTAGGTTGTTATGGCGATGGAGGTGCTATTTTTACTAACGATGATGACTTGGCCCATAAAATTAGAGGGATTGTAAATCATGGGATGTACGAGCGTTACCATCATGATGTTGTGGGCGTAAATTCACGATTGGATTCTATTCAAGCAGCCGTATTAGATGCAAAATTACCACATTTAGATCAGTACAATGCTGCTAGAAGACATACTGCAAGAAAATATAATGAAGCGTTTAAGAATCACCCGAATATTACTATTCCATCAGGTAGAGATGTTTGCCAAGGTATTTGCGATACATGCGATTGTCACGTATTTCATCAATATACTTTAAACTTAAAAGATGTCGATCGTGATGCATTGGTGTCGCATTTACAAGAAAAAAATGTGCCTTGTGGCGTGTATTATCCAATTCCATTGCACAGACAAAAAGCGTATTCGGATGACCGCTACAATGAAGCTGATTTTACGGTTACAAATGAATTGGTGAATTCTGTAATTTCTTTACCAATGCATACAGAACTTGATGATGAGCAAATTGATTTTATCACTTCTACGGTTTTAAATTTTATAAATTCAAATAAATAA